A window of the Diospyros lotus cultivar Yz01 unplaced genomic scaffold, ASM1463336v1 superscaf1, whole genome shotgun sequence genome harbors these coding sequences:
- the LOC127793234 gene encoding putative ALA-interacting subunit 2 isoform X10: MKSPIYVYYQLDNYYQNHRRYVKSKSDKQLIYGLKYNDTSLCKPEDSNKGLPIVPCGLIAWSLFNDTYSFSRGTVGLKVNRKNIAWKSDRDHKFGRHVYPFNFQNGTLIGGGKLDPNIPLSDQEDLVVWMRTAALPSFRKLYGRIEEDLDVEDVVTVKVLNNYNTYSFGGKKRLVLSTSSWLGGKNDFLGVAYLFVGSSSIFISLVFLLLHVKNPRRIQTSTSMESRSLFLISMTS; this comes from the exons ATGAAGTCTCCAATTTATGTCTACTACCAGCTTGATAACTACTACCAGAACCATAGGCG ATATGTTAAGAGTAAAAGTGATAAGCAGCTCATATATGGTTTGAAGTACAATGACACAAGTTTGTGTAAACCTGAAGACTCCAACAAGGGTCTTCCAATTGTCCCTTGTGGTTTAATTGCTTGGAGTTTGTTTAATGACACATATAGCTTTTCTCGTGGGACAGTGGGGCTGAAAGTCAATAGGAAGAACATTGCCTGGAAGAGTGACCGGGATCACAAATTTGGGAGGCATGTCTATCCCTTCAATTTCCAGAATGGCACCTTGATTGGTGGTGGAAAGCTGGATCCAAATATTCCT CTGAGTGACCAAGAGGATCTTGTAGTGTGGATGAGGACTGCTGCACTGCCTAGCTTCCGGAAATTGTATGGAAGAATTGAAGAGGATTTGGATGTGGAAGATGTTGTAACTGTAAAAGTTTTGAACAACTATAATACCTACAGTTTTGGCGGAAAAAAGAGGCTTGTTCTTTCAACGTCAAGCTGGTTGGGTGGAAAGAATGACTTCCTTGGGGTGGCCTACCTTTTTGTTGGTTCTTCCTCTATTTTCATCTCCCTCGTCTTCCTGTTGCTTCATGTGAAAAATCCAAG AAGAATCCAAACCTCCACTTCCATGGAGAGCCGAAGCCTCTTCCTTATAAGCATGACAAGCTAG
- the LOC127793234 gene encoding retrovirus-related Pol polyprotein from transposon TNT 1-94 isoform X1 translates to MITLEPIGLSNEGKLEASNIFKRFHRFFLNMFQTFIQILQTNNSRKYFSNDLTHYLVEHGIFHQNSCPYTPQQNGVAERKNRHLLEVARAMLFTSHVPNSYWGQAVLIATYLINRLPSKTLNFHTPLSILCDIYPHTPYLSKIDSKVFRCTAYVHNSSLTQTKLDPKAQKCIFIRYSPSQKGYKCYYPTTRKFFISTDVTFYEDLPFYQSDCSQEVLIPKSQNTIFPLPHHGLPLPICSQGGASSSSAPEKTLADPSPNPPPITSKPEITVVPHCPSHSDPNNPLLVYSKRPKGHLEPQQSQPSILEAGLVGPSNEKGEDNSDNSTTREDDGLGHAYCSKEKDMLRVKVISSSYMV, encoded by the exons atgatcactCTAGAGCCTATTGGGTTATCTAATGAAGGAAAATTAGAAGCTagcaacattttcaaaagattccatcgattctttttgaatatgtttcaaacttTTATCCAAATCCTTCAGACTAATAATAGTCGAAAGTATTTTTCTAATGATCTCACTCATTACTTGGTTGAACATGGAATATTTCATCAAAACTCATGCccttacacacctcaacaaaatggggtggccgaaaggaaaaatagacatCTTCTAGAAGTGGCACGAGCTATGCTATTTACCTCTCATGTTCCTAATTCCTATTGGGGGCAAGCTGTTCTCATAGCTACTTATTTGATCAATCGGCTTCCCTCTAAAACCTTGAACTTCCACACTCCTCTCAGCATCCTATGTGATATATATCCTCATACTccttatctctcaaaaattgaCTCTAAAGTCTTTAGGTGTACTGCATATGTACACAACAGTAGCCTCACACAAACAAAGTTAGATCCTAAGGCCCAAAAATGCATCTTTATTAGGTACTCACCCTCTCAAAAAGGTTATAAGTGTTACTACCCTACAACCAGAAAATTCTTTATCTCTACTGATGTTACTTTCTATGAGGATTTACCATTCTATCAATCTGATTGTTCTCAAGAGGTGCTTATTCCTAAAAGCCAGAATACCATCTTTCCCTTACCTCATCATGGCCTTCCATTGCCAATATGTTCTCAAGGGGGAgcatcttcatcttctgcaCCTGAGAAAACACTAGCAGATCCTAGTCCAAACCCTCCCCCTATTACCTCTAAACCTGAAATAACAGTTGTGCCTCATTGTCCTTCCCATTCAGACCCAAACAATCCCTTGCTTGTTTATTCCAAACGCCCTAAAGGCCATCTAGAACCTCAACAAAGTCAACCATCTATTCTAGAGGCTGGTCTAGTTGGTCCATCAAATGAAAAAGGGGAAGACAATAGTGACAATAGTACAACCAGGGAAGATGATGGTCTGGGCCATGCCTATTGCTCTAAGGAAAAGG ATATGTTAAGAGTAAAAGTGATAAGCAGCTCATATATGGTTTGA